TATTCAAACATTTCTCGGTAATGACGCAAACATCGACGAACAGTTAAAGGCGATTGATGGAAGTTTCTCTAACTATTTGCAAAGGAAATTGCAATCTAAAATGCAGCGTACTAGGGATGAGGCGGTCTCGGCCCTGTTTTCTCACCTGAAGGTTTATCCAAATTCACTTGATGAAATGCTTCCACTTCTAATTTATATCGTAGATAGTGAAAATTGGCCTGATAAGAGTTCTACTAAGCATCAAGCAATTGAATGGCTTGAAAGGACACAAAGTCCATCAGCAGCACAAACCATCAGCAGACATGAAAAGCGTGTTGAAGGGCAGCGTATTCTACAACAGTGGATTTCAGAGCAAGAACGGCTGAAACAAGCAAACGAAAAAAGAGAGGCTGAAGCAAAACGGCAACAGGAGATTATTTCGCAATATGGGTCTCTTGAGGCATACGAAAAGCATCAGAGGAGTGAAGATAGAAAAGAATTTTTCTGGCGATATGGGTTCTTTATTTTCGGTGGACTTGTGCTTCTATTTATTCGGCCTGACATAGCTCTCAGTTTCTTTGCACTCGGTATACTTGTAATTGTTATCATCGTTGTTATGGCGTTTTTAGACTGAACAAATTTATATGTTCATTTACGCAAGAAAATTGATGAATCTGTTGCAACTTGACTTTTCAATTCGGGAAATATTTGACTATGAGCAATACAGCGCGAAATCATCACTACATTCCACAGTGCTATTTGCGGGGATTCTTGGATCCGAGTCTGGAAAAAGAACAATTCCATGTTATTGATAAAACCGACCGGAGGTGTTTTGTTACTACACCTCGTAATGTTGGTTCTCAACGCGACTTTAATCGAGTAAATATTTCCGGGCAACCAATTGATGCAGTCGAAAAGTTGTTTGCTGAAATAGACGGGGAGATTGCAAGAATACTAAAGGATGTGGAGGAAAAGGCAACATTGCCCGAAAGTACAGATATGGAGACACTAATCTATTTTACTGCTTTACTTTACAAGCGCAATCCACAAATCCGGAATCACATAGGTAACTGTAAAACAACAATTATCAAACAAATGGCGAGAGCACTTTTCTTTAAACCTGAAAAGTATGAATCTTATAGGCAACAACAGCGTGCAGCAGGTAAAGAATTACCAAAATATGAGACAATGAAGCAATTTGTGGAAAGTGAAGACTATGATATAAGGTATGGGCATGGGCATCATTTGCGGTATGAGTTAGAGGGCATTGATAATGCAGTTTTTCCTCTCCTTTCTCGGAGAAAATGGTCTTTATTCATTGCTGAAAAAGGTGCAAGTGATTTTGTATGCTCGGATCGTCCAGTTGCTTTGATTTCGATTGGGGATCCTCCGGAGAATCCAGATCATTCGTACAACTTTGGAGGCCCCGGGCTTGCTCAAAGTAACACTAAATTGACTCTGCCGCTAAATCGCCGTATGGCTTTATTTTCCACCTTTGAGCCTCTTCCTGATGTCCACACGGTAAACGATAAAGTGATTGCTGATGTTAACATAAGGACAATACTTTCCGCGGCGAGGCAGATTTACTGTTCAAACCTTGACTTCAAATTTTTAGACAA
This genomic window from Candidatus Poribacteria bacterium contains:
- a CDS encoding DUF4238 domain-containing protein, whose product is MSNTARNHHYIPQCYLRGFLDPSLEKEQFHVIDKTDRRCFVTTPRNVGSQRDFNRVNISGQPIDAVEKLFAEIDGEIARILKDVEEKATLPESTDMETLIYFTALLYKRNPQIRNHIGNCKTTIIKQMARALFFKPEKYESYRQQQRAAGKELPKYETMKQFVESEDYDIRYGHGHHLRYELEGIDNAVFPLLSRRKWSLFIAEKGASDFVCSDRPVALISIGDPPENPDHSYNFGGPGLAQSNTKLTLPLNRRMALFSTFEPLPDVHTVNDKVIADVNIRTILSAARQIYCSNLDFKFLDNGVMRDGKEFVDP
- a CDS encoding HNH endonuclease, which produces MSKLANCCLLCIMKSSTMKDLRNSPEYNHWKNEVKNRDGSACRRCGFENNLHVHHIKPFKKYPEFAIELDNGLTLCGNCHSLLRGKEESTDIQTFLGNDANIDEQLKAIDGSFSNYLQRKLQSKMQRTRDEAVSALFSHLKVYPNSLDEMLPLLIYIVDSENWPDKSSTKHQAIEWLERTQSPSAAQTISRHEKRVEGQRILQQWISEQERLKQANEKREAEAKRQQEIISQYGSLEAYEKHQRSEDRKEFFWRYGFFIFGGLVLLFIRPDIALSFFALGILVIVIIVVMAFLD